The following proteins are encoded in a genomic region of Gimesia algae:
- the argB gene encoding acetylglutamate kinase, translating into MEGAVRKAAVLIEALSWIRRFRGRYVVIKLGGSALEEEAAVKSFLTDVIFMRTVGMHPILVHGGGKAISQAMNSAGIEPRFVNGRRYTDEQTLEIATDVLANQISASLVQEIQSQGAKAEALHFGTRNCLRGEQLTLQAADGSAVDLGHVGYVTDVDQGLLAEICQSDAIPVIPSVALDATGQKLNVNADTAAAALARILKAEKLVFLSDVPGIFLDRHDPETLVSHLETQRCRTLIADGTIDAGMVPKVDAALEALASGVGKVHIVDARLPHSILLEIYSDKGIGTEIVK; encoded by the coding sequence GTGGAAGGTGCCGTTCGTAAAGCAGCTGTGTTGATCGAAGCGTTAAGCTGGATTCGCCGTTTTCGTGGTCGTTATGTCGTGATCAAACTCGGGGGTAGTGCACTGGAAGAAGAGGCAGCTGTCAAAAGCTTCCTGACGGATGTGATCTTCATGCGTACGGTAGGTATGCACCCGATTCTGGTACATGGGGGCGGAAAAGCAATCAGCCAGGCGATGAACTCTGCGGGGATCGAACCTCGTTTTGTCAACGGACGCCGTTATACTGACGAGCAGACACTGGAAATTGCTACCGATGTTCTGGCCAATCAGATCAGTGCCTCGCTGGTGCAGGAAATCCAGTCACAGGGTGCCAAAGCGGAAGCCCTGCATTTTGGCACACGGAACTGCTTGCGAGGAGAGCAACTGACCCTGCAGGCAGCAGATGGCTCTGCCGTCGATCTCGGTCATGTCGGATATGTGACAGACGTTGATCAGGGACTGCTGGCGGAAATCTGCCAGTCTGATGCGATTCCAGTCATTCCCTCGGTTGCCCTGGATGCGACCGGTCAGAAGCTGAATGTCAACGCAGATACAGCAGCCGCTGCACTGGCCCGGATTTTGAAAGCCGAAAAGCTGGTGTTCCTGAGCGATGTACCTGGTATTTTCCTCGATCGGCATGACCCGGAGACACTGGTTTCTCATCTGGAGACGCAACGCTGCCGTACTCTAATTGCGGATGGCACGATCGATGCGGGCATGGTCCCCAAAGTGGATGCCGCTCTGGAAGCACTTGCCAGTGGTGTCGGCAAGGTACATATCGTCGATGCCCGGCTGCCGCATTCGATCCTGCTGGAAATCTATTCCGATAAAGGGATCGGGACTGAAATTGTTAAGTAA
- a CDS encoding ABC transporter ATP-binding protein, with the protein MIEVRNVKKIHQSGETEVHALQGVSCQFPGQQFSFILGPSGSGKSTLLYLMGALDTPSAGEIFVQNRSLSTLSQNERDVYRREKVGFVFQNFNLLKNLNALENVLAPYLPQGVTADQRLRAEALLQQVGLGNRITHRPSQLSGGEQQRVAIARALLKRPLLILADEPTGELDTKTGREIFDCLREMSAEYKTTVVIVTHDERYIRDTDFILRLRDGKVAEEKAFEPVE; encoded by the coding sequence ATGATTGAAGTTCGAAATGTGAAGAAGATCCATCAGAGTGGTGAAACCGAAGTGCACGCATTACAGGGAGTAAGTTGTCAGTTTCCCGGGCAGCAGTTTTCGTTTATTCTTGGTCCATCAGGTAGCGGCAAGAGTACTTTGCTGTACCTGATGGGAGCCCTGGATACGCCTTCTGCAGGAGAAATATTCGTACAGAACCGATCCCTCTCAACGCTCAGCCAGAATGAACGGGATGTCTACCGCCGGGAAAAAGTTGGATTTGTTTTTCAGAATTTCAATCTGCTGAAAAACCTGAATGCGCTGGAAAATGTACTGGCCCCCTATCTGCCTCAGGGGGTGACGGCAGATCAGAGACTACGCGCCGAGGCTTTACTGCAGCAGGTGGGACTCGGTAATCGGATCACGCATCGTCCCAGTCAGCTCTCGGGGGGAGAGCAGCAGCGGGTTGCGATTGCCCGCGCGCTGTTAAAACGTCCGCTTTTGATTCTGGCGGATGAACCGACCGGGGAACTCGATACAAAAACCGGGCGGGAAATCTTTGATTGTCTGCGTGAGATGAGTGCAGAGTACAAAACGACTGTCGTGATTGTTACTCACGATGAACGCTATATCCGGGATACGGATTTTATTCTCCGACTGCGCGACGGGAAGGTGGCAGAGGAAAAAGCTTTCGAACCGGTTGAATAA